One Halobacterium sp. DL1 DNA window includes the following coding sequences:
- a CDS encoding transcriptional regulator codes for MYEATFHIKGNVAYEGATAGRDVSIELWCNDHCDLLYVRGDADGEVRQEVERAVGVEDTIQRANEQIIITAECLQPYIEDNIEGYLSKHECLFLPPLRYESGGKVVRVLTLESRNLTEFYQDAQESFDVTVRSKREIDTVTQDHPMLSMDRVMPSLSDRQEEAVVLAWEAGYYEIPRGATTEELAEEMDIDRRTLEEHLRLAEQKLVGTLVEQFLI; via the coding sequence ATGTACGAAGCCACATTCCACATCAAGGGAAACGTGGCGTACGAGGGCGCGACGGCGGGGCGTGACGTCAGCATCGAACTGTGGTGTAACGACCACTGCGACCTCCTGTACGTGCGGGGGGACGCCGACGGCGAGGTCCGCCAGGAGGTCGAGCGTGCGGTGGGGGTGGAGGACACCATCCAGCGGGCGAACGAACAGATCATCATCACGGCGGAGTGCCTCCAGCCGTACATCGAGGACAACATCGAGGGCTACCTCTCGAAGCACGAGTGTCTGTTCCTGCCCCCGCTGCGCTACGAGAGCGGGGGCAAGGTCGTCCGCGTGCTCACCCTCGAGTCCCGGAATCTCACCGAGTTCTACCAGGACGCCCAGGAGTCCTTCGACGTGACCGTGCGCTCGAAGCGCGAGATCGACACCGTCACGCAGGACCACCCGATGCTCTCGATGGACCGCGTGATGCCGAGCCTCTCGGACCGCCAGGAGGAGGCTGTCGTCCTCGCCTGGGAGGCCGGCTACTACGAGATTCCGCGCGGCGCGACCACCGAAGAACTCGCCGAAGAGATGGACATCGACCGGCGGACGCTGGAGGAGCACCTCCGGCTCGCGGAACAGAAGCTCGTCGGCACGCTCGTCGAGCAGTTCCTTATCTGA
- a CDS encoding urocanate hydratase (catalyzes the formation of 4-imidazolone-5-propanoate from urocanate during histidine metabolism): protein MEQQTEGDHGVGDPSEQWRDYQGAPTGTDVECEGWRQEAALRMLNNNLDPEVAEKPEDLVVYGGTGRAARSWDAYDAILGELRELGDEETLLVQSGKPVGVFETHEQAPRVLIANSNLVGKWDNWEHFHELESKGLIMYGQMTAGSWAYIGTQGIIQGTYETLAEAGRQHFEGDLEGRIVVTGGLGGMGGAQPLAVTMNEGVCIAAEVDEDRIDRRIETGYCMEKTDNVGEAIRKAEEAAEAGEAYSVGVHVNAADMLEEMLDRGFVPDVVTDQTSAHDELEGYYPSGYTVEEADDLRERDAETYVEESLDTMERHVQGILDMQDAGAIAVEYGNNIRGQVADHRDMETAFDFPGFVPAYIRPQFCRGRGPFRWVALSGDPEDIHRTDEAVKELFPEKESLHRWIDLAQEQVQFQGLPSRVCWLGYQTEEEGGLTERAKFALRINDLVAEGEIGAPVVVTRDHLDAGSVASPNRETEAMKDGSDAIADWPILNALLNTAAGADIVSVHDGGGVGIGNALHTNNHVVLDGTDLAAEKARRVFTTDPGMGVIRHADAGYEEALAEARESGVDVPMEDR, encoded by the coding sequence ATGGAGCAGCAGACCGAAGGCGACCACGGCGTCGGCGACCCGTCCGAGCAGTGGCGCGACTATCAGGGCGCGCCCACCGGGACGGACGTGGAGTGCGAGGGGTGGCGACAGGAGGCGGCCCTGCGGATGTTGAACAACAACCTCGACCCGGAGGTCGCGGAGAAGCCCGAAGACCTCGTCGTCTACGGGGGCACGGGCCGGGCGGCCCGTAGCTGGGACGCCTACGACGCCATCCTCGGCGAACTCCGCGAGTTGGGCGACGAGGAGACACTGCTCGTCCAGTCCGGGAAACCCGTCGGCGTCTTCGAGACGCACGAGCAAGCCCCGCGCGTGCTCATCGCGAACTCGAACCTCGTGGGGAAGTGGGACAACTGGGAGCACTTCCACGAACTCGAGTCGAAGGGGCTCATCATGTACGGCCAGATGACCGCGGGGTCGTGGGCGTACATCGGCACGCAGGGCATCATCCAGGGAACCTACGAGACGCTCGCGGAGGCGGGCCGCCAGCACTTCGAGGGAGACCTCGAAGGCCGCATCGTCGTGACAGGGGGGCTGGGCGGCATGGGCGGCGCGCAACCGCTCGCGGTGACGATGAACGAGGGCGTCTGCATCGCTGCGGAGGTCGACGAGGACCGCATCGACCGCCGCATCGAGACGGGCTACTGCATGGAGAAGACCGACAACGTGGGTGAGGCCATTCGGAAGGCCGAGGAAGCAGCGGAGGCCGGGGAAGCGTACTCCGTCGGCGTCCACGTGAACGCCGCCGATATGCTCGAGGAAATGCTCGACCGCGGCTTCGTCCCGGACGTCGTCACGGACCAGACGAGCGCGCACGACGAACTCGAGGGCTACTACCCGAGTGGGTACACCGTCGAGGAGGCCGACGACCTCCGCGAGCGAGACGCCGAGACGTACGTCGAGGAGAGCCTGGACACGATGGAGCGCCACGTCCAGGGCATCCTCGATATGCAGGACGCGGGCGCCATCGCCGTCGAGTACGGCAACAACATCCGCGGCCAGGTCGCCGACCACCGCGATATGGAGACGGCGTTCGACTTCCCCGGCTTCGTCCCGGCGTACATCCGCCCGCAGTTCTGTAGGGGACGGGGACCGTTCCGCTGGGTCGCGCTCTCCGGTGACCCCGAAGACATCCACCGCACGGACGAGGCCGTCAAGGAACTGTTCCCGGAGAAGGAGTCGCTGCACCGCTGGATCGACCTCGCGCAGGAGCAGGTTCAGTTCCAGGGGCTCCCGAGTCGGGTCTGCTGGCTGGGGTACCAAACAGAGGAGGAAGGTGGCCTCACGGAGCGCGCGAAGTTCGCGCTGCGCATCAACGACCTCGTCGCGGAGGGCGAAATCGGCGCCCCCGTGGTCGTCACCCGCGACCACCTCGACGCGGGCAGTGTCGCCAGCCCGAACCGCGAGACCGAGGCCATGAAGGACGGTTCGGACGCGATCGCCGACTGGCCGATTCTGAACGCGCTGTTGAACACGGCGGCGGGCGCTGACATCGTGAGCGTCCACGACGGCGGCGGCGTCGGCATCGGGAACGCGCTCCACACGAACAACCACGTCGTCCTCGACGGCACCGACCTCGCCGCCGAGAAGGCGCGGCGCGTGTTCACCACCGACCCCGGGATGGGGGTCATCCGGCACGCCGACGCGGGCTACGAGGAGGCCCTCGCGGAGGCCCGCGAGTCCGGCGTCGACGTCCCGATGGAGGACCGATGA
- a CDS encoding formimidoylglutamase, with protein sequence MNLTEPPEWAGTSSDPNDEQFGDVIEAAIPETATDYDAVLVGEPYDGAVIGRKGAAGGPAAVREALAGVKSHHFQTGAVNALGDLGDVDVDADSVSEAQGAFQDAAHRVHDLGAFPVFVGGDNSLSYANASPLLDRGSLGVVSFDAHLDCREVRGEPSSGTPYRQLFDEGLDALAVVGARHFETSTRYADYIDEQGGSVVTSETVGADPGGALDAALAAMADVDQVYVSVDIDVLDAAYPGSSAPTPGGIEPRELFRLVRRIAGRSRVAGFEIVETAPSLDTEGRTVDAAARTIAHFLGGYHG encoded by the coding sequence ATGAACCTCACAGAACCACCCGAGTGGGCGGGCACGTCGTCGGACCCGAACGACGAGCAGTTCGGGGACGTGATAGAGGCCGCGATACCCGAGACGGCGACGGACTACGACGCCGTACTCGTCGGCGAACCGTACGACGGCGCCGTCATCGGTCGGAAGGGTGCGGCAGGCGGACCGGCCGCGGTCCGCGAGGCGCTCGCGGGCGTGAAGAGCCACCACTTCCAGACGGGAGCGGTCAACGCTCTCGGTGACCTGGGTGACGTCGATGTGGACGCCGACAGCGTCTCGGAGGCACAGGGAGCGTTCCAGGACGCCGCCCACCGCGTCCACGACCTGGGCGCGTTCCCCGTCTTCGTCGGCGGCGACAACTCGCTGTCGTACGCCAACGCCAGCCCGCTGCTCGACCGCGGGTCGCTCGGCGTCGTGAGTTTCGACGCCCACCTCGACTGCCGGGAGGTCCGGGGTGAGCCGTCCAGTGGCACGCCGTACCGGCAGCTGTTCGATGAGGGTCTCGACGCGCTCGCCGTCGTCGGCGCGCGCCACTTCGAGACCAGCACGCGGTACGCCGACTACATCGACGAGCAGGGCGGCAGCGTCGTCACTTCGGAGACCGTCGGCGCGGACCCCGGCGGGGCGCTCGACGCCGCGCTGGCCGCGATGGCCGACGTCGACCAGGTGTACGTGAGCGTGGACATCGACGTGCTCGACGCCGCTTACCCGGGGTCAAGCGCGCCGACGCCGGGCGGCATCGAGCCGCGCGAACTGTTCCGCCTCGTGCGCCGCATCGCTGGCCGCTCGCGGGTCGCCGGCTTCGAAATCGTCGAGACGGCGCCGTCGCTGGACACGGAGGGACGCACGGTCGACGCGGCCGCGAGAACGATCGCGCACTTCCTCGGAGGCTACCATGGCTGA
- a CDS encoding imidazolonepropionase — protein MADLQTVVHGAAEVVVGPDDEGALRSYEDGAVAVVDGSVAMVGASEDVTREYPAENADTAVEASGKTVIPGFVDPHTHALFAGDRSDEFAKKLRGKPYQEILAEGGGILRTVGAVRDASDDELVANLTEQLDLMLDHGTTTAEVKTGYGLDTETELRMLDAIERAAADHAVDVVATFMGAHATPDGMDAADYVDEVVEEQLPAAAERGSAAFCDVFCEEGVFTVEQSRRILEAGREHGMKPKIHAEEFTRLGSAQLAAELGAVSADHLLHANEEDAEALGDAGVTPVLLPGTAFSLGESYADPEQFQAAGAPVALATDLNPNCYSQSMGFAVALACNGMRMTPADALLGATTHAARAIDRSDGTGTLREGAPGDVAVVDGPSHVHVPYNFGVNAVSTVLKDGEVVRD, from the coding sequence ATGGCTGACCTGCAGACGGTCGTCCACGGCGCCGCCGAAGTGGTCGTCGGTCCGGACGACGAGGGCGCCCTCCGGAGCTACGAGGACGGCGCAGTAGCCGTCGTCGACGGGAGCGTCGCGATGGTTGGCGCCAGCGAGGACGTGACCCGCGAGTACCCCGCGGAGAACGCCGACACCGCCGTCGAGGCGTCCGGGAAGACGGTGATTCCGGGGTTCGTCGACCCACACACCCACGCGCTGTTCGCGGGCGACCGCTCCGACGAGTTCGCGAAGAAGCTCCGCGGGAAGCCCTACCAGGAGATTCTCGCGGAGGGCGGCGGCATCCTCCGCACCGTTGGAGCCGTCCGCGATGCCAGCGACGACGAACTCGTCGCGAATCTCACCGAGCAACTGGACCTGATGCTCGACCACGGCACGACCACCGCGGAGGTCAAGACCGGCTACGGGCTGGACACGGAGACGGAGCTCCGGATGCTCGACGCCATCGAGCGCGCTGCCGCCGACCACGCGGTCGACGTGGTGGCGACGTTCATGGGCGCCCACGCCACGCCGGACGGGATGGACGCCGCGGACTACGTCGACGAGGTCGTCGAAGAGCAACTGCCAGCGGCCGCCGAACGCGGTAGCGCGGCGTTCTGTGACGTGTTCTGCGAGGAGGGCGTGTTCACCGTCGAGCAGTCCCGACGCATCCTGGAAGCGGGCCGCGAGCACGGCATGAAACCCAAGATTCACGCCGAGGAGTTCACCCGCCTCGGGAGCGCCCAGCTGGCCGCCGAACTCGGCGCGGTGAGCGCCGACCACCTGCTGCACGCCAACGAGGAGGACGCCGAGGCGCTCGGGGACGCGGGCGTCACACCCGTTCTCCTCCCCGGCACGGCGTTCTCGCTGGGCGAGTCCTACGCAGACCCCGAGCAGTTCCAGGCGGCGGGAGCGCCGGTCGCGCTCGCCACCGACCTCAACCCGAACTGCTACAGTCAGAGCATGGGGTTCGCGGTCGCCCTGGCTTGCAACGGGATGCGGATGACGCCCGCGGACGCGCTGCTCGGGGCGACGACCCACGCTGCGCGCGCCATCGACCGGTCGGACGGCACGGGGACGCTCCGCGAGGGAGCGCCCGGTGACGTCGCCGTCGTAGATGGGCCGAGCCACGTTCACGTCCCGTACAACTTCGGCGTGAACGCCGTCTCGACCGTCCTCAAGGACGGGGAGGTCGTGCGTGACTGA
- a CDS encoding histidine ammonia-lyase, whose product MTEVVVDGETLTPEDVEAVARDGATVRIADESREDVRRSRERVADVLESGEAVYGVNTGFGQLVDTQIPREDLQALQTNLLRSHAAGAGHELEREAVRALMLTRLNALVKGYSGIREVVVDLLTAMLNEGVHPVVPSRGSLGASGDLAPLAHTSLVLIGEGAAVVGGERLPGEEALARVGLEPVALEAKEGLALINGTQLTAALAALALLDAERALRAADAAGALTTEVTLATTANCDPNIQRVRPHDGQSASARNVKRLTEGSEIVESHRNCDRVQDAYSIRCLPQVHGPVRDALAHLREATEVELNSATDNPLVFDADGVDPRASGTDSAAVLSGGNFHGEVLALRLDYATSALTELAAISERRVDRMLNPNVQEDHLPPFLTEHSGLHSGLMIPQYTAASLVNDLRSLGRPSTDNATVSGNQEDHVSMSAGSALGFREAAEKTASVVGVELLCGAQASEFLDDDLDHAAGTRAVYDLVREVSPPVEEDRSLADEMDAIADLVTGGLVDEAVERALGERLE is encoded by the coding sequence GTGACTGAGGTCGTCGTCGACGGCGAGACCCTGACGCCCGAGGACGTCGAGGCTGTCGCCCGGGACGGCGCCACGGTCCGGATAGCCGACGAGTCTCGCGAGGACGTCCGGCGCTCCCGCGAGCGCGTGGCGGACGTCCTCGAGTCGGGCGAGGCCGTCTACGGCGTGAACACCGGCTTCGGTCAACTCGTCGACACGCAGATTCCCCGCGAGGACCTCCAGGCGCTCCAGACGAACCTGCTGCGGAGCCACGCCGCGGGCGCGGGCCACGAACTCGAACGAGAGGCGGTTCGCGCGCTCATGCTCACCCGACTGAACGCGCTCGTCAAGGGCTACTCCGGCATCCGCGAGGTGGTCGTCGACCTGCTCACAGCGATGCTCAACGAGGGCGTCCACCCGGTCGTGCCCTCCCGCGGGAGTCTCGGCGCGAGCGGCGACCTCGCCCCGCTCGCCCACACGAGTCTCGTGCTCATCGGAGAAGGGGCTGCTGTGGTGGGTGGTGAACGTCTACCAGGCGAGGAGGCGCTCGCTCGCGTCGGCCTCGAACCCGTCGCGCTGGAGGCGAAAGAGGGGCTCGCGCTCATCAACGGCACGCAGCTAACGGCGGCCCTGGCGGCGCTCGCCCTCCTCGACGCCGAGCGGGCGCTCCGCGCGGCGGACGCCGCGGGCGCGCTCACCACGGAGGTCACGCTGGCGACGACGGCGAACTGCGACCCGAACATCCAGCGCGTGCGGCCCCACGACGGCCAGTCGGCGAGCGCGCGCAACGTCAAGCGCCTCACCGAAGGGTCCGAAATCGTCGAGAGCCACCGGAACTGCGACCGCGTGCAGGACGCCTACTCGATTCGCTGTCTCCCGCAGGTCCACGGCCCCGTCCGGGACGCGCTCGCGCACCTCCGGGAGGCCACCGAGGTGGAGCTGAACAGCGCGACTGACAACCCGCTCGTCTTCGACGCCGACGGCGTCGACCCGCGGGCCAGCGGCACCGACTCGGCGGCCGTGCTCTCGGGGGGCAACTTCCACGGCGAGGTGCTCGCGCTCCGTCTCGACTACGCGACCAGCGCGCTCACCGAACTCGCCGCCATCAGCGAGCGCCGCGTCGACCGGATGCTCAACCCGAACGTCCAGGAGGACCACCTGCCGCCGTTCCTCACCGAGCACAGCGGCCTCCACTCGGGGCTGATGATCCCCCAGTACACGGCCGCGTCGCTCGTCAACGACCTCCGCTCGCTGGGCAGGCCGTCGACGGACAACGCGACCGTCTCCGGCAACCAGGAGGACCACGTCAGCATGAGCGCCGGGAGCGCGCTCGGCTTCCGCGAGGCCGCCGAGAAGACCGCATCGGTGGTCGGCGTCGAACTGCTCTGTGGCGCGCAGGCCAGCGAGTTCCTCGACGACGACCTCGACCACGCCGCCGGCACCCGCGCCGTCTACGACCTCGTCCGGGAGGTCTCGCCACCCGTCGAGGAGGACCGCTCGCTTGCCGACGAGATGGACGCCATCGCGGACCTGGTCACCGGGGGACTCGTCGACGAGGCCGTCGAGCGTGCACTCGGCGAGCGACTGGAGTGA